One window from the genome of Acidobacteriota bacterium encodes:
- the gcvH gene encoding glycine cleavage system protein GcvH, whose amino-acid sequence MYPTDLKYTVEHEWVRVDGDDAAVGITDFAQKQLGDVVFVELPEVGRALTKGEVFGTIESVKAVSELFSPVSGTVVAVNDALAAHPDYVNGQPHETWMIRVKMSDAGELDGLMNSTRYDAFIA is encoded by the coding sequence ATGTATCCGACCGATCTGAAGTACACCGTCGAACATGAATGGGTCCGCGTTGACGGCGACGATGCCGCGGTGGGCATCACGGATTTTGCCCAGAAACAACTCGGCGATGTTGTGTTCGTGGAGCTTCCCGAGGTGGGCCGCGCCCTGACCAAGGGCGAGGTCTTCGGCACCATTGAATCGGTGAAGGCGGTCTCGGAGCTGTTTTCGCCGGTGTCAGGCACCGTCGTCGCCGTCAATGACGCGCTGGCCGCGCATCCGGACTACGTGAATGGCCAGCCGCACGAGACGTGGATGATTCGAGTGAAGATGTCCGACGCCGGCGAGTTGGACGGCCTCATGAACTCCACCCGCTACGACGCGTTCATCGCGTAA
- the gcvT gene encoding glycine cleavage system aminomethyltransferase GcvT gives MTTTPPAATLKKTPLNARHRAHGARMVEFGGWDMPVEYSGITDEHMTVRTAVGLFDVCHMGQIELAGPDALAAVQWISSNDASRLAIGQIQYSALTTAEGTFVDDILVYRMGEQHFMLVVNAGNIMKDHQWIVAKVAEHGGDVSVVNASSRYALIAIQGPLAERVLQTLTDIDLSAIKYYWFDHGEVAGVRVTVSRTGYTGEDGFEVFAPPAQAERVWNALLEAGAAHGIKPCGLGARDTLRLEASMRLCGSDMDEGTSVVEAGLSWIVGWKKDAFLGAERLRAQKAGSLERRLVGFEMRDRAIARHGHVVMDGETPVGVVTSGTQTPYLKKSIGLAMVPLALSAPGTSLTIDIRGRRVHAEVVPEPFYKRSKPA, from the coding sequence ATGACGACAACCCCACCAGCAGCAACCCTCAAAAAGACACCGCTCAACGCCCGGCATCGCGCCCATGGAGCTCGCATGGTCGAGTTCGGTGGGTGGGATATGCCAGTCGAATATTCAGGCATTACAGACGAGCACATGACGGTGCGCACGGCCGTCGGATTGTTTGACGTCTGTCACATGGGCCAGATTGAGCTGGCCGGGCCTGATGCGCTGGCGGCCGTCCAGTGGATTTCGTCCAACGATGCGAGCCGGTTGGCCATTGGCCAGATTCAGTACTCCGCCTTGACGACCGCTGAGGGGACGTTTGTGGACGACATCCTGGTCTACAGGATGGGCGAGCAGCACTTCATGTTGGTGGTGAACGCCGGCAACATCATGAAGGACCACCAGTGGATTGTTGCGAAGGTGGCCGAGCATGGCGGCGACGTCTCGGTGGTCAATGCGAGTTCGCGTTACGCGCTGATTGCGATTCAGGGGCCCCTGGCCGAGCGTGTACTGCAGACCCTGACGGATATCGATTTGAGCGCCATCAAGTACTACTGGTTCGACCACGGCGAGGTGGCTGGGGTCCGCGTCACTGTGTCGCGTACCGGGTACACCGGCGAGGATGGGTTCGAGGTGTTTGCGCCGCCTGCCCAGGCCGAGCGGGTGTGGAACGCATTGCTTGAGGCCGGGGCCGCGCATGGGATCAAGCCGTGTGGTCTGGGTGCCCGGGATACGCTGCGGCTTGAGGCCTCGATGCGGTTGTGCGGCAGTGACATGGACGAGGGCACGTCTGTGGTCGAGGCCGGTTTGAGTTGGATCGTCGGCTGGAAGAAGGATGCGTTCCTTGGCGCCGAGCGTCTGCGTGCCCAGAAGGCGGGGAGCCTGGAGCGGCGGCTTGTCGGTTTCGAGATGCGCGACCGCGCCATCGCGCGTCACGGCCATGTCGTGATGGATGGCGAGACCCCGGTGGGTGTGGTCACGAGCGGCACTCAGACGCCGTATCTCAAGAAGTCCATTGGACTGGCGATGGTGCCGCTGGCGCTCTCGGCGCCTGGCACGTCGCTTACAATTGATATCCGGGGCCGGCGAGTGCACGCCGAGGTTGTCCCTGAACCGTTTTATAAGCGCTCAAAACCCGCGTAG
- a CDS encoding sigma-54-dependent Fis family transcriptional regulator produces the protein MIVGQSLVMQKLRADVVRVGATNFTVLVEGESGVGKELVARALHDVSPRHRGPFVAVNCAALVETLLEAELFGIEERTATGVRGRRGKFELAEGGTLFLDEVADLSVTAQAKLLRVLQDMRVERVGGHSTRAVNTRVIAATNRRLADQMQAKRFREDLYYRLSGVELSVPPLRLRRDDIPLLSRHLLERHRQAQQVELGAAALDALMAFDWPGNVRQLERVLERAIALGPGSVVDVGDLPSIVTKGYRDLVDDLPGDIESLRTWSSRYVRGVLDRCDGNKRKACDVLDISYHTLRSHLSFAPGATHGDARTP, from the coding sequence ATGATCGTGGGGCAGAGCCTGGTGATGCAGAAACTGCGTGCGGACGTTGTCCGCGTCGGTGCAACGAACTTCACGGTTCTGGTGGAGGGGGAGAGCGGCGTCGGCAAGGAACTCGTGGCCCGGGCGCTTCACGACGTCAGCCCACGGCACCGGGGGCCATTTGTCGCGGTCAACTGCGCAGCACTCGTGGAAACGCTGCTCGAGGCAGAACTATTCGGCATCGAGGAACGGACGGCCACGGGCGTGCGCGGGCGCCGGGGGAAGTTTGAGCTGGCTGAGGGAGGGACGCTCTTCCTGGATGAGGTGGCAGACCTTTCGGTCACAGCGCAGGCCAAGCTCCTTCGCGTGTTGCAGGACATGCGCGTGGAGCGGGTGGGCGGACACAGTACCAGGGCGGTCAACACCCGGGTCATTGCCGCCACCAACCGGCGGCTGGCCGATCAGATGCAGGCCAAGCGCTTTCGCGAGGATCTGTATTACCGGCTCTCTGGCGTCGAACTCAGCGTGCCGCCGCTGCGCCTGCGCCGCGATGACATCCCGCTCCTCTCCAGGCATCTGCTGGAGCGGCATCGCCAGGCGCAGCAGGTGGAGCTTGGCGCGGCGGCGCTCGACGCGCTGATGGCCTTTGACTGGCCCGGGAACGTGCGTCAACTCGAGCGCGTGCTTGAGCGAGCCATCGCGCTTGGCCCCGGCTCGGTTGTGGACGTGGGTGATCTTCCATCGATCGTCACGAAGGGCTATCGCGATCTGGTGGACGACCTGCCAGGTGACATCGAGTCGCTGCGCACCTGGAGCAGCCGCTACGTGCGCGGCGTCCTGGACCGCTGCGATGGCAACAAGCGCAAGGCTTGTGACGTGCTCGACATCAGCTATCACACGCTGCGCTCACATCTTTCGTTCGCGCCCGGCGCCACGCACGGCGACGCGCGAACCCCGTAA
- a CDS encoding GspH/FimT family pseudopilin, with the protein MEVVLALAIVMSLCAIGVPALAHVADARRTRDASSFLAGQFRMARQRAVMTGRYVAVVFDDAGGEVGWRTCLDGDRDGVSRSDIASGTDRCERAAEAVSFRFPDVRVEYLPGVPSPDGDLAPAPLRFGTAAMAAFSPAGTASSGTVALRGAGSAQFAVRVAGVTGRTRVLEFDPGRRVWVE; encoded by the coding sequence GTGGAGGTCGTCCTTGCGCTCGCGATCGTGATGTCGCTCTGTGCGATTGGCGTGCCGGCCCTGGCGCATGTGGCGGATGCCAGGCGGACCCGCGACGCCTCTTCTTTTTTGGCGGGCCAATTTCGCATGGCACGTCAGCGCGCTGTCATGACCGGCCGGTACGTCGCCGTCGTGTTTGATGACGCGGGAGGCGAAGTGGGGTGGCGGACGTGTCTGGACGGCGACCGCGATGGGGTGTCCCGTTCTGACATCGCGTCTGGCACCGATCGGTGTGAGAGGGCGGCCGAGGCGGTCTCATTCAGGTTTCCAGACGTGCGAGTGGAGTACCTCCCTGGTGTGCCGAGCCCCGACGGTGATCTGGCGCCGGCGCCCCTGCGGTTTGGCACGGCAGCGATGGCGGCGTTTTCACCAGCAGGGACGGCGTCATCCGGGACGGTTGCCCTGCGCGGAGCGGGCTCGGCGCAGTTTGCCGTGCGGGTGGCCGGCGTCACCGGCCGCACGCGAGTACTGGAGTTCGATCCTGGCCGCCGCGTATGGGTGGAATGA
- a CDS encoding helix-hairpin-helix domain-containing protein, with amino-acid sequence MRSSLTLVLALILTVFSAQSLAQATGAPAQSGKPAKEGKEAPALAPINLNTATAAELEVLPGVGPATAARIVEYRLKQGGFKKIEDLMNVRGVGEKMFLSLKPMIVVTPGKGVWL; translated from the coding sequence ATGCGTAGCTCACTCACGTTGGTTCTCGCCCTCATCCTGACCGTGTTCTCGGCCCAGTCTCTGGCGCAGGCAACCGGCGCGCCCGCACAATCCGGCAAGCCGGCCAAGGAAGGCAAGGAGGCGCCCGCGCTGGCGCCGATCAACCTCAACACGGCCACGGCCGCCGAGCTTGAAGTGCTGCCGGGTGTGGGGCCCGCGACGGCTGCCCGCATCGTTGAGTACCGGCTGAAACAGGGCGGGTTCAAGAAGATCGAAGACCTGATGAACGTGCGTGGCGTCGGCGAGAAGATGTTCCTCTCGCTCAAGCCGATGATTGTGGTCACACCGGGCAAAGGCGTGTGGCTGTAG
- a CDS encoding SDR family oxidoreductase: MSLYLVTGGAGFIGSHLVEALLKRGDQVRVVDNFSTGKRENVPAGVDVIEGDLADDGVAVRAVVGCDYVLHQAAIPSVPRSVKDPLGTHRANVDGTMQLLVASRDAGVKRLVFAGSSSTYGNSAVLPKREDMRPSPITPYALQKYIGEQYCQLFTSLYGLETVTTRYFNVFGPRQAPDSPYSGVISLFIKALLAGQSPLIHGDGRQTRDFTYVANVVDGVLRAATAEGVSGEVINVATGGRISLLELVRAVQLILGSDKAPTFDPPREGDVKDSQADIFKARKMLGYDPSVPFEDGLRQTVAWFKTLSV, translated from the coding sequence ATGTCTCTGTACTTAGTGACCGGCGGTGCCGGCTTCATCGGCTCGCATCTGGTCGAAGCGTTGTTGAAACGCGGCGATCAGGTGAGGGTCGTCGATAATTTTTCAACCGGCAAACGCGAGAACGTTCCGGCCGGCGTCGATGTCATCGAGGGCGACCTGGCAGACGATGGCGTGGCGGTGCGGGCGGTGGTTGGCTGCGACTACGTGTTGCATCAGGCGGCCATCCCATCGGTGCCGCGTTCGGTCAAAGACCCGCTGGGCACTCATCGCGCAAACGTGGACGGCACCATGCAACTCCTGGTCGCATCGCGCGACGCCGGGGTCAAACGTCTCGTCTTCGCCGGCTCATCGTCTACCTACGGCAACTCAGCGGTGTTGCCCAAACGCGAGGACATGCGGCCGTCGCCGATCACGCCGTACGCGCTGCAGAAGTACATCGGCGAGCAGTACTGCCAACTCTTCACATCGCTCTACGGGCTGGAGACGGTCACGACGCGTTACTTCAACGTGTTTGGCCCTCGTCAGGCGCCAGACTCGCCGTACTCCGGTGTCATCTCCCTGTTCATCAAGGCACTGTTGGCTGGACAGTCGCCGCTGATTCATGGCGATGGCCGGCAGACGCGCGACTTCACGTATGTCGCGAATGTGGTGGACGGCGTGCTTCGGGCGGCAACCGCCGAGGGTGTGAGCGGGGAAGTCATCAACGTGGCCACCGGTGGGCGGATCTCGCTGCTTGAACTGGTGCGGGCCGTGCAGTTGATCCTGGGTTCCGACAAGGCGCCGACGTTTGATCCGCCTCGCGAAGGTGACGTGAAAGATTCACAGGCCGATATCTTCAAGGCTCGCAAGATGCTGGGTTACGACCCCAGCGTGCCGTTCGAAGACGGGCTGCGTCAGACCGTCGCGTGGTTCAAAACGTTGTCAGTCTGA
- a CDS encoding amidohydrolase family protein — protein sequence MFPEFTAPSILDYRPRSTLVVAEHMVPRAKYPVIDIHSHLGVSELNLEQTIKEMDALNLQILVNLSGGSQPDQVKGRVDFIKGSKYANRFAVFANVNWNQPDAPGWAAKAVADLEGAVKNGAIGLKISKGLGLQNVKTDGSLVKVNDPLLKPIWEACARLNIPVIIHTAEPEEFFSPMDFQNERWLELALFEDRRNYMPGRPKFADLQRERDELFITNPKTRFIGAHFAYYGNNLKKAAELLDKAPNAVLEVGAVLYDFARQPRASREFFIKYQDRVLFGKDAYYPEEYPYYWRVFETTDEYFDYYRDYHAFWKLYGMDLPDEVLKKLYYKNALRVAPGLPQAGWPR from the coding sequence ATGTTCCCGGAATTCACGGCGCCGTCCATCCTCGATTACCGCCCCCGCTCCACGCTGGTGGTGGCCGAGCACATGGTGCCGCGGGCGAAGTACCCCGTCATCGATATTCACAGCCACCTGGGTGTGTCTGAGCTGAACCTGGAGCAGACCATCAAGGAGATGGATGCGCTGAACCTTCAGATTCTGGTGAACCTCAGCGGTGGTAGCCAGCCGGACCAGGTAAAGGGCCGCGTGGACTTCATCAAGGGGTCCAAGTACGCGAACCGGTTCGCGGTGTTTGCCAACGTCAACTGGAACCAGCCGGATGCGCCCGGGTGGGCGGCCAAGGCGGTGGCCGACCTGGAAGGTGCAGTGAAGAATGGCGCCATCGGGTTGAAGATCTCCAAAGGGCTGGGCCTGCAGAATGTGAAGACGGATGGTTCGCTGGTCAAGGTGAACGATCCGTTGCTCAAGCCCATCTGGGAGGCCTGCGCGCGACTGAACATCCCGGTCATCATCCACACCGCCGAACCGGAAGAGTTTTTCTCGCCGATGGACTTTCAGAACGAGCGATGGCTTGAGCTGGCGCTGTTTGAGGACCGCCGCAACTACATGCCGGGACGGCCGAAGTTTGCCGATCTCCAGCGCGAGCGCGACGAGTTGTTCATCACCAATCCGAAGACCCGTTTCATTGGCGCGCACTTCGCCTACTACGGGAACAACCTGAAGAAAGCCGCCGAGCTCCTGGACAAGGCCCCCAACGCGGTGCTCGAGGTGGGGGCCGTGCTGTATGACTTCGCGCGGCAGCCGCGCGCGTCGCGCGAGTTCTTCATCAAATACCAGGACCGCGTCCTCTTCGGCAAAGACGCCTACTACCCCGAGGAATACCCGTACTACTGGCGCGTGTTTGAGACCACCGACGAGTATTTCGACTACTACCGCGACTACCACGCGTTCTGGAAGCTGTACGGCATGGACCTGCCCGATGAGGTCCTTAAAAAGCTCTACTACAAGAACGCTCTTCGGGTCGCTCCTGGTCTCCCACAGGCGGGATGGCCGAGGTAG
- a CDS encoding sigma-54-dependent Fis family transcriptional regulator: MKSRLLVIDDDSAIRDTMRMLLEYDGYEVLLAASGQEGLAMVEKEAPDLVFLDVKMPGMDGLEVLSRLRGTNDSLPVVIVSAHGNTTTALEAGRLGAFRFIEKPLSKDYVLDAVREGLELGTLRRENRQLRSALETRHHVVGESGGLRSVMDQVRRAAPTNATVLILGESGAGKELIARAVHRNSLRARERFVQVNCAAIPEELIESELFGHERGAFTGATEKQTGKFEQADRGTIFLDEVGDMSPKTQAKVLRVLQEGEVERLGSARTIKVDVRVIAATNKDLEEEIAEGRFREDLYFRLSVIPIKAPPLRERRDDIPALVSHFTAQFSQEHNRRPASFSREAIEALKQARWRGNIRELKNVVERLLIMSERDVISARDVTDVVGQAGPAPASAAAGAAATVPAAATLRAFKEATERAWLVDRLREHAWNISKTAEVIDTPRSNLYKKLEQYGIRQEVDG; the protein is encoded by the coding sequence ATGAAATCAAGACTCCTGGTGATTGACGACGATTCGGCGATTCGCGACACGATGCGAATGCTGCTGGAATACGACGGGTACGAGGTGCTGCTGGCGGCGTCGGGCCAGGAGGGCCTGGCCATGGTTGAAAAAGAAGCACCGGACCTGGTGTTTCTTGACGTCAAGATGCCGGGCATGGACGGCCTTGAAGTGCTCAGCCGTCTGCGCGGAACCAATGACTCACTGCCGGTGGTGATCGTGTCGGCGCATGGCAACACGACCACCGCGCTCGAAGCGGGGCGCCTGGGCGCATTTCGCTTCATCGAAAAACCGCTGTCGAAGGACTACGTGCTCGACGCGGTGCGCGAGGGGCTGGAGTTGGGCACCTTGCGCCGGGAGAACCGCCAACTGCGATCGGCCCTCGAGACGCGGCATCACGTGGTGGGCGAAAGCGGCGGGCTGCGATCGGTGATGGATCAAGTGCGCCGCGCGGCGCCGACCAATGCGACTGTACTGATTCTCGGCGAAAGTGGCGCCGGCAAGGAACTCATCGCGCGCGCGGTGCACCGCAACAGTCTGCGCGCCCGGGAGCGGTTTGTACAAGTCAACTGCGCAGCCATTCCCGAAGAGTTGATTGAGTCGGAGTTGTTCGGGCACGAACGGGGCGCCTTCACAGGCGCGACGGAAAAGCAGACGGGCAAGTTTGAGCAAGCCGACCGGGGCACAATTTTCCTCGACGAGGTCGGGGATATGAGCCCGAAGACCCAGGCCAAGGTCCTGCGTGTCTTGCAGGAAGGCGAAGTGGAGCGGCTGGGATCGGCCCGGACCATCAAGGTGGACGTGCGCGTCATTGCCGCGACCAACAAGGACCTGGAAGAGGAAATTGCGGAAGGGCGCTTTCGCGAGGACCTGTACTTCCGCCTCAGCGTCATCCCCATCAAGGCGCCGCCGCTGCGTGAGCGGCGTGATGACATTCCGGCGCTGGTCTCGCACTTCACCGCGCAGTTCAGCCAGGAACACAATCGCCGGCCAGCCAGTTTCTCGCGCGAGGCGATCGAAGCCCTCAAGCAGGCCCGCTGGCGCGGCAACATTCGCGAACTGAAAAACGTGGTGGAGCGGTTGCTGATCATGTCGGAGCGCGATGTCATCAGCGCCCGGGATGTGACCGACGTGGTGGGGCAGGCCGGCCCGGCACCGGCATCGGCTGCGGCCGGGGCGGCTGCGACGGTGCCGGCGGCGGCGACCCTGCGCGCGTTCAAGGAGGCCACCGAACGGGCGTGGCTGGTGGACCGCCTGCGTGAACACGCCTGGAATATTTCGAAAACCGCAGAAGTCATCGACACCCCGCGCAGCAACCTGTACAAAAAATTAGAACAGTACGGAATCCGGCAGGAAGTGGACGGATAG
- a CDS encoding trypsin-like peptidase domain-containing protein, producing the protein MKALAVSLVALAATVGFLLGLVAAGGTPTGSRRGVVTPAALETRPLSISTGAAVASPVNAGTGVDFAAVAARVNGAVVNVDAVAREIRGRTPRRFQRDMTDENGAPREGSGSGFIIDAAGFILTNHHVVEGADLVTVTLGDGRALRATVVGTDPAIDVALLKVDVSGGLPVALLGDSDTLRVGEWVCAIGNPMGYVHSVTVGVVSFLGRKLFDQSLDAYIQTDAAISFGNSGGPLINSRGQVVGMTTAVSSQASNIGFAIPISQIVSVLPQLREHGRVARGYAGVVLTTATPRLQAALQLARDRGALVQDVPPETPASRAGLRPYDLITAIDDVDVVSDDALIRYISAQAPGTVVRFDVWRDRSRQTVTLKLTERPLPSTARAAQPPGGVRPALSQEQGPLGMIVRDIDDVTARRNALPESVTGVMISDVDLTGPARQARLRRGQVVMEINRQRIGSAAQFQRVVAALPRGAAVAVYVFDPVTDQRAIYSVIIDPS; encoded by the coding sequence ATGAAGGCTCTGGCAGTTTCGCTGGTCGCGCTCGCCGCCACGGTGGGGTTCCTGCTGGGCCTCGTCGCCGCGGGTGGCACACCCACGGGTTCGCGGCGCGGTGTGGTGACGCCAGCGGCCCTTGAAACGCGCCCGTTATCGATCAGTACCGGCGCCGCAGTGGCGTCGCCGGTGAACGCCGGGACCGGTGTGGACTTTGCGGCGGTGGCCGCCCGTGTGAACGGGGCGGTGGTCAACGTGGACGCCGTGGCCCGAGAGATACGAGGCCGCACCCCGCGCCGGTTCCAGCGGGACATGACCGATGAAAATGGCGCCCCCCGCGAAGGGTCGGGGAGCGGCTTCATCATCGATGCCGCCGGTTTCATCCTGACCAACCACCACGTGGTGGAGGGCGCAGACCTGGTGACCGTCACGCTCGGAGATGGACGCGCTCTGCGCGCCACCGTCGTGGGCACCGACCCGGCCATCGATGTGGCATTGCTCAAGGTGGACGTCTCTGGTGGCCTGCCGGTGGCCCTGCTGGGGGACTCCGATACGCTCCGCGTGGGCGAGTGGGTGTGCGCCATTGGAAACCCGATGGGCTACGTGCACTCGGTGACGGTGGGCGTGGTGTCCTTCCTGGGCCGGAAGCTTTTTGATCAGAGCCTGGACGCCTACATCCAGACGGACGCCGCCATCAGCTTTGGCAACAGCGGAGGTCCGCTGATCAACAGCCGCGGGCAGGTGGTGGGCATGACCACCGCTGTCAGTTCGCAGGCCTCGAACATCGGATTTGCCATTCCCATCAGCCAGATCGTCTCGGTGCTGCCGCAACTACGCGAACACGGGCGTGTGGCGCGTGGATATGCGGGCGTGGTGCTGACCACCGCGACGCCGCGCCTGCAGGCCGCGCTGCAACTCGCACGTGACCGCGGTGCACTGGTGCAGGATGTACCGCCCGAAACACCGGCATCGCGCGCCGGGCTTCGGCCGTATGACTTGATCACGGCCATAGACGACGTAGACGTGGTGTCCGATGACGCATTGATTCGATACATCTCCGCCCAGGCTCCAGGAACCGTGGTGCGCTTTGATGTGTGGCGCGATCGATCGAGACAGACGGTCACGCTCAAGCTGACCGAACGCCCCCTTCCATCCACCGCGAGAGCGGCGCAGCCACCCGGCGGAGTTCGGCCCGCGCTGAGCCAGGAACAGGGGCCGCTCGGCATGATCGTGCGCGACATCGACGACGTGACGGCCAGGCGCAATGCCCTGCCGGAGTCGGTCACCGGCGTGATGATCAGCGACGTGGACCTGACCGGCCCCGCACGGCAGGCGCGCCTGCGACGCGGACAGGTGGTGATGGAGATCAACCGCCAGCGCATTGGGAGCGCGGCCCAGTTCCAGCGGGTGGTGGCCGCGCTTCCGCGCGGCGCCGCAGTCGCCGTCTACGTGTTCGATCCCGTGACCGACCAGCGGGCGATCTACTCCGTGATCATCGACCCCTCATGA
- the ligA gene encoding NAD-dependent DNA ligase LigA, which translates to MTPAERLADLRARIRYHEERYYVRDAPEISDAEFDALMRELLELEAQHPDLIDPDSPTQRVGGRPAEGFATVDHLEPMLSLDNAYSATDLRDFHGRVCRGLDVAEDSALAYVAELKIDGLSIALTYEGGRLRRGVTRGDGVHGEDVTSNIRVLRSVPLALKTDAPAMMEVRGEVYFPRAAFARVNEEREKEGEPAFANPRNAAAGTIRTLDSAAVSRRGLRVFVYQIVVPAGAAMVSDTHSGVLQTLGEWGLPVESHWTRCAGVDALIDFCESWREARHKLPFETDGVVIKLDDMTLRARLGATAKFPRWATAFKFPAEQARTRLLRIDVNVGRTGAVTPYAVLEPVRLGGTTVQLATLHNEQEVARRDIRDGDLVLVEKGGDIIPKVIGPILDARSDPPPAPWTMPTACPACQQPLAKAEDEVVWRCENASCPARLRRGLEHFAARKAMNIEGLGESLVNQLIDAGLVRSFADLYRLTTEQLAALERMGQKSAANVVAEIEKSKSADVWRVLHALGIRHVGEGAARALARAFGSVAALRVATLEQIESVGEIGPVVARSVRAFFDEPANANMLDDMAAQGVVMTDAHADAENAPRPWAGWTFVLTGTLTGRTRDDAAEAIGRLGGKVSGSVSKKTRYVVAGAEAGSKLDKAKTLGVEVLDEAQFEALILKAADSV; encoded by the coding sequence GTGACACCCGCCGAACGTCTCGCCGATCTACGCGCCCGAATCAGGTATCACGAAGAGCGGTATTACGTCCGCGATGCGCCGGAGATTTCCGACGCGGAGTTCGACGCGCTCATGCGGGAGCTGCTCGAACTTGAGGCGCAACATCCTGACCTGATCGATCCGGACTCGCCGACGCAGCGGGTGGGCGGCCGGCCCGCGGAAGGCTTCGCGACGGTCGATCACCTCGAGCCGATGCTGAGCCTGGACAATGCCTACAGCGCCACCGACCTTCGGGATTTCCATGGCCGGGTGTGCCGGGGGCTGGACGTGGCGGAGGACTCGGCCCTTGCCTATGTGGCTGAGCTCAAAATTGACGGTCTCAGCATCGCCCTCACGTACGAAGGGGGCCGACTGCGCCGGGGCGTCACCCGTGGTGATGGCGTGCATGGCGAGGACGTGACGTCGAACATCCGTGTGCTGCGTTCAGTGCCACTGGCCCTGAAGACGGACGCGCCGGCGATGATGGAGGTGCGCGGCGAGGTGTATTTTCCGCGCGCCGCGTTTGCGCGCGTGAACGAGGAGCGCGAGAAGGAAGGCGAGCCGGCATTCGCAAATCCGCGCAATGCTGCCGCCGGCACGATCCGGACGCTGGATTCCGCAGCGGTGAGCCGCCGGGGGCTCCGAGTCTTCGTTTATCAAATTGTCGTGCCCGCCGGCGCCGCCATGGTGTCGGATACACACAGTGGCGTGCTCCAGACCCTGGGCGAATGGGGCCTTCCCGTGGAGAGCCATTGGACGCGATGCGCCGGCGTCGATGCGCTCATCGACTTCTGCGAATCGTGGCGCGAAGCGCGGCACAAGCTGCCGTTCGAAACCGACGGCGTGGTCATCAAGCTCGATGACATGACGTTGCGGGCACGCCTGGGTGCGACGGCCAAGTTTCCGCGCTGGGCCACGGCGTTCAAGTTCCCGGCTGAACAGGCGCGCACGCGTTTGCTCAGAATTGACGTGAACGTCGGCCGCACCGGGGCCGTGACGCCGTATGCCGTCCTTGAGCCAGTGCGGCTTGGAGGTACGACAGTGCAACTCGCGACTCTGCACAACGAGCAGGAGGTGGCCCGCCGGGATATCCGCGACGGCGACCTTGTTCTCGTGGAAAAGGGCGGCGACATCATTCCCAAGGTCATCGGGCCCATCCTCGACGCGAGATCCGACCCGCCTCCGGCGCCGTGGACCATGCCGACGGCCTGTCCGGCCTGCCAACAGCCGCTGGCCAAAGCCGAAGACGAAGTGGTCTGGCGGTGCGAGAACGCATCATGTCCGGCCCGCCTCCGGCGCGGCCTCGAACATTTCGCCGCTCGCAAGGCGATGAACATCGAGGGGCTGGGTGAGTCGCTCGTCAATCAGCTCATCGACGCGGGCCTTGTCAGAAGCTTCGCCGACCTCTATCGCCTGACCACGGAACAGTTGGCGGCGCTCGAGCGCATGGGCCAAAAGTCTGCAGCGAACGTCGTGGCGGAAATCGAGAAGAGCAAATCGGCAGACGTCTGGCGCGTGTTGCACGCACTGGGGATCAGGCACGTGGGAGAAGGCGCGGCGCGGGCTCTGGCCAGGGCCTTTGGCAGCGTGGCCGCGCTGCGCGTGGCGACGCTGGAGCAGATCGAAAGTGTCGGCGAAATCGGTCCGGTGGTGGCGCGATCGGTTCGCGCATTCTTCGACGAGCCGGCCAATGCGAACATGCTCGACGACATGGCCGCTCAAGGCGTGGTGATGACCGATGCGCACGCGGATGCCGAGAACGCGCCCCGGCCGTGGGCGGGGTGGACGTTTGTCCTGACGGGCACACTGACGGGGCGCACAAGAGACGACGCCGCGGAAGCCATTGGGCGTCTGGGTGGAAAAGTGTCGGGCTCGGTCAGCAAGAAGACCCGGTATGTGGTGGCTGGCGCCGAGGCCGGTTCAAAACTGGACAAGGCGAAGACGTTGGGCGTGGAGGTCCTGGATGAAGCCCAATTCGAGGCGCTTATACTGAAAGCTGCGGATTCAGTATGA